A region of Planctomycetaceae bacterium DNA encodes the following proteins:
- the prmC gene encoding peptide chain release factor N(5)-glutamine methyltransferase — translation MAMGDSAEQQPWTVLRLLNWTKDYFTRAGLDSPRLSAEVLLGHVLACKRIELYARYEYLPTADELAAFRALVKRAGEHEPIAYLIGRKEFYSLDFIVTPDVLIPRPETEIVVDQALGHIKSLGRDACLWDVCTGCGCIAVAVAANAPQASVLATDLSAAAVAVAARNATAHKVSDRVTTLTADLLALPPEWNGPRTFDVITANPPYVTDSAELSAAVQREPAMALYGGAEGLDLIERLVAAAPGALASGGMLAMEIGYDQRDAVTAIISDVGAFGEPRFITDLQNHPRVAVALRK, via the coding sequence ATGGCCATGGGTGACAGCGCCGAGCAACAACCATGGACGGTCTTGCGGCTTCTGAACTGGACGAAGGACTATTTCACGCGCGCCGGTCTGGACAGCCCGCGGCTGTCGGCGGAGGTGCTGCTGGGGCACGTGCTGGCGTGCAAGCGGATCGAGCTCTACGCCCGCTACGAATACCTGCCCACAGCTGACGAACTGGCGGCCTTTCGCGCCCTGGTTAAACGCGCGGGCGAACATGAGCCTATCGCATATCTCATCGGGCGAAAGGAGTTCTACTCGCTCGATTTCATCGTCACGCCGGATGTGCTGATTCCGCGGCCGGAGACGGAGATCGTCGTTGACCAGGCGCTGGGGCACATCAAGAGCCTGGGGCGCGACGCTTGCCTCTGGGATGTCTGCACCGGTTGCGGCTGCATCGCCGTTGCAGTGGCGGCCAACGCTCCGCAGGCGAGTGTTCTGGCGACGGACCTGTCAGCGGCAGCGGTGGCCGTGGCCGCCCGCAACGCTACGGCCCACAAGGTCAGCGACCGCGTGACGACGCTGACGGCCGATCTGCTGGCGTTGCCGCCGGAGTGGAACGGGCCCAGGACCTTCGACGTCATCACCGCCAATCCGCCGTACGTAACCGACAGCGCCGAACTGTCAGCGGCAGTGCAGCGCGAACCGGCGATGGCCCTGTACGGCGGGGCGGAGGGGTTGGACCTGATCGAGCGCCTGGTCGCGGCCGCGCCGGGCGCGCTGGCAAGCGGCGGCATGCTGGCGATGGAGATCGGCTACGACCAGCGCGACGCGGTGACGGCGATCATTTCGGACGTCGGGGCATTTGGCGAACCGCGATTCATCACAGACCTGCAGAACCACCCCCGTGTGGCGGTGGCCCTGAGAAAATGA